In the genome of Quercus robur chromosome 3, dhQueRobu3.1, whole genome shotgun sequence, one region contains:
- the LOC126718149 gene encoding uncharacterized protein LOC126718149, whose product MFAQTTSRRLADRKVERFDKNIMKRGAVPETTAKKGKDYPVGPVLLGFFIFVVIGSSLFQIIRTATSGGMA is encoded by the exons ATGTTTGCGCAGACAACTTCGAGGCGTCTTGCGGATAGGAAGGTGGAGAGGTTCGATAAGAACATTATGAAGAGAGGAGCTGTGCCTGAAACAACCGCGAAGAAGGGAAAGGACTACCCTGTTGGTCCTGTTCTTCTCGGGTTCTTCATTTTTGTTGTCATTGGCTCAT CTCTCTTTCAGATAATCAGAACAGCAACAAGTGGAGGCATGGCATAA